One Sulfoacidibacillus ferrooxidans DNA window includes the following coding sequences:
- the acpS gene encoding holo-ACP synthase — MVTGVDIVEIARIGRLSLRPRFCERIYTHHEYALTQHVTLTRRNELLAGRFAVKEAVIKALYSIDANRMCSAQSREKGIAFLEIETLSHASGAPCLLLHGQAQQVAQSYQLTQFHVSLSHTKELAIAFVVLT, encoded by the coding sequence ATGGTAACTGGCGTTGATATAGTAGAGATCGCACGAATTGGTCGTCTGTCTTTACGGCCTAGATTTTGTGAGCGCATCTATACGCACCATGAATATGCTTTAACACAGCATGTAACGTTAACTCGAAGGAACGAACTGCTGGCCGGGCGCTTTGCTGTAAAAGAAGCTGTCATTAAAGCCCTTTACTCCATCGATGCAAACCGCATGTGTTCTGCTCAATCACGCGAAAAAGGGATTGCATTTTTAGAGATTGAAACACTATCACACGCGTCAGGTGCCCCATGTCTCTTGTTGCATGGACAAGCACAGCAAGTGGCACAAAGCTATCAACTCACTCAGTTTCACGTAAGCTTGTCTCACACAAAAGAACTGGCTATCGCGTTTGTCGTTCTCACTTAA
- a CDS encoding spore germination protein: protein MGFIKGTLDWIVDLAERDTTYRTRFSLSPSATHREGVQNTDEQQANQQQQANQQPQANQQPQANQQPQANQQPQASQQQQANQQQQANQQQQANKQQQANQQQQANQTVSINDIKRMSIIQRREKQVGEERGSNENIMRHLDDDVKTHYLPLTFSEQVEYLQRLLHYPRNGDIQFVTHYTKAHQKVVTVFSQVAIDTKEFENFILTTVVNIDFELHRMEDLSERLPARNYALVDNVHTLANAVIEGNVIILMGMAQALVCSFSKFHARSISTPINETVIRGSQEAFTESIESNMSQLRRILRCPDLVMEMVTLRDLARTRLCVCSMAHVTNPRLLSEMHRRITNIGPIAHVIPGMVEQHLEDHWRSIFPTLIYTERPDITTRSIAQGQVAVLIDNLPMAIIGPATFWMQLATAEDPNLRPWYANFLRMIRLLALFVALVLPALYVGLTNFQQEMIPSDLLLAMTVSRQNLPFPTVVEVLILELAFELIREASIRVPHVIGSTIGIVGALILGQSAVDANLVSPVVVIVVALTGLGSFAIPNQSIGYAFRILRYSYTLISFILGFFGIAVLFSVMTVYMSSLQSVGVPYLTPIAPLRSKEEGFFRKTVLAYSSRPGSLRSLPVENPEIQKKDDMGGDSPDAQPDTGAKSSSEVINQSHISASNNATTDKMAEGNNDQSKPAQPMQDTASQGTEAPESTSQQGTSQQGTSQQGTSQQGTSQQGSSTQDTASQTNSQSSFTGASNSSDQMQNASSTADTSNQQSSRPWRKPRPWRSKTKGI, encoded by the coding sequence GTGGGCTTTATTAAAGGTACACTCGACTGGATAGTAGATTTAGCTGAGCGTGATACAACATACCGCACCCGCTTTAGCTTAAGTCCCTCTGCGACTCACCGCGAGGGTGTTCAAAACACAGACGAACAACAGGCGAACCAACAACAACAGGCTAATCAGCAACCACAAGCTAACCAGCAACCACAAGCTAACCAGCAACCACAAGCTAACCAGCAACCACAAGCAAGCCAGCAGCAACAAGCTAACCAGCAACAACAGGCTAACCAGCAACAACAAGCTAACAAGCAACAACAGGCTAATCAGCAACAACAAGCTAACCAGACTGTATCCATTAACGATATTAAGCGCATGAGCATCATCCAAAGGCGAGAAAAACAAGTGGGCGAAGAGCGTGGGTCAAATGAAAATATTATGCGTCATCTTGATGATGATGTGAAAACCCACTATCTACCACTCACTTTTTCTGAGCAAGTTGAATATTTACAACGGCTTTTACACTATCCACGCAACGGCGATATACAATTTGTTACCCATTATACGAAAGCGCATCAAAAAGTCGTTACTGTTTTTTCGCAAGTTGCCATCGATACGAAAGAATTCGAAAACTTCATTCTTACTACTGTCGTCAACATAGATTTCGAACTACATCGCATGGAAGATCTATCGGAGCGCTTACCTGCACGCAACTATGCCCTTGTGGACAATGTTCACACACTCGCAAACGCAGTCATCGAAGGTAACGTTATTATTTTAATGGGTATGGCCCAAGCATTAGTGTGCTCTTTTTCAAAATTCCACGCCCGCTCCATCTCTACACCAATTAATGAGACGGTGATTCGCGGATCACAAGAAGCGTTTACTGAGAGCATTGAGAGCAATATGTCACAACTGCGCCGCATTTTACGATGTCCTGACCTGGTCATGGAGATGGTCACTTTGCGCGATTTGGCACGCACTCGCCTGTGCGTATGCTCGATGGCACATGTCACAAACCCGCGACTACTGTCTGAAATGCATCGACGCATTACAAATATTGGTCCAATTGCACATGTGATTCCTGGAATGGTCGAACAGCATTTAGAAGACCACTGGCGTTCAATCTTTCCAACACTGATCTACACCGAACGTCCAGACATCACCACACGCTCCATCGCACAAGGACAAGTAGCCGTTCTCATCGACAATCTCCCAATGGCAATTATAGGGCCAGCTACTTTTTGGATGCAGTTAGCGACGGCAGAAGATCCTAATTTACGCCCTTGGTATGCGAATTTTTTGCGCATGATACGACTACTGGCACTCTTTGTGGCACTAGTATTACCTGCATTATATGTGGGACTTACTAATTTTCAACAAGAAATGATTCCGTCTGACTTATTGCTAGCAATGACTGTATCTAGACAAAATTTGCCATTCCCGACAGTTGTCGAGGTTCTCATTCTCGAATTGGCATTTGAGTTGATTCGAGAAGCAAGTATACGAGTACCCCACGTCATCGGTTCTACAATTGGAATCGTTGGAGCACTGATTCTCGGTCAATCTGCAGTGGATGCCAATCTAGTCAGTCCAGTCGTTGTCATTGTCGTGGCTCTAACGGGTCTTGGCTCTTTTGCGATCCCCAATCAATCTATTGGCTATGCGTTTCGCATTTTACGGTACTCGTATACTCTAATCAGTTTCATTTTAGGTTTTTTTGGAATTGCAGTTCTGTTTAGCGTCATGACTGTATACATGAGTTCACTGCAATCCGTAGGAGTACCTTATCTCACACCAATTGCACCACTGCGCAGTAAAGAAGAAGGATTTTTTCGTAAAACAGTGCTCGCATACTCTTCTCGCCCGGGATCATTGCGCTCCTTACCTGTAGAGAATCCAGAGATTCAAAAGAAAGATGATATGGGTGGCGATTCACCTGATGCACAACCGGATACAGGTGCAAAGTCATCGTCGGAAGTGATTAACCAATCACATATTAGCGCAAGTAATAATGCCACCACAGACAAAATGGCAGAGGGAAACAATGATCAATCGAAACCAGCGCAGCCTATGCAAGACACTGCAAGCCAAGGAACGGAAGCGCCAGAAAGTACTTCTCAACAAGGTACTTCTCAACAAGGTACTTCTCAACAAGGTACTTCTCAACAAGGTACTTCTCAACAAGGTTCAAGCACACAAGATACAGCTTCGCAAACCAACTCACAGTCATCCTTTACTGGAGCAAGTAATTCATCAGATCAAATGCAAAATGCAAGTTCAACTGCCGATACCTCGAATCAACAAAGCAGCAGACCATGGCGTAAACCACGCCCGTGGCGCTCAAAAACAAAGGGGATTTAG
- a CDS encoding GerAB/ArcD/ProY family transporter, with amino-acid sequence MIKDGHISPSQLLALMTIIIMGKGFDSSLLILIHWGHNAAELLLIISEGLMIGLIALLLPLMHDQQKNLVDLFYETLGPIIGSLCCLILFISLLLDFSMNVRYDLDQIRVAFLPTTPPMVILFITIIAVIIPVYYGIEVLARFNLLMFTVFMFMLLTLIFVSSKLTHISYLPPVLGPGLPTLIKNGVQHTGYFGEYLVFLMLRPYVRSYVSYRRTFYLTSSLSIVLGVIALLINQMIFPYPNNDMLFFPFLEMVKLIYFGRFIQHIEAIYAVTWLVVTFARLSLLMYILSLMAGSIARAHNYRRFAPSIGAMVFYIAILPATLSDAIDFKDIVLEKRGILLYGGIPILLLIVAYWKKWRGKYHAHKPPTSGQKKSKKETNPQPQT; translated from the coding sequence GTGATTAAAGACGGTCACATTAGTCCTTCACAACTTCTGGCGCTGATGACAATCATCATCATGGGTAAAGGGTTTGACTCATCCTTGCTGATTTTAATTCACTGGGGTCATAATGCAGCAGAATTACTTCTCATCATCAGTGAAGGATTAATGATTGGGCTCATCGCACTCCTATTACCACTTATGCACGATCAACAGAAAAATCTAGTCGATTTATTTTACGAGACACTCGGGCCCATCATTGGTTCTTTATGCTGTCTCATCTTGTTCATTTCTTTGTTATTAGATTTTTCGATGAATGTGCGATACGACCTAGATCAGATTCGAGTAGCCTTTTTACCTACCACACCGCCCATGGTTATTTTATTCATAACGATCATAGCTGTGATTATCCCTGTATATTATGGGATCGAAGTATTGGCACGTTTTAATCTACTCATGTTCACTGTGTTTATGTTCATGTTACTCACGTTAATTTTTGTATCTTCCAAGCTAACTCATATTTCCTATTTGCCGCCTGTCTTAGGACCAGGATTACCCACCCTCATAAAAAATGGCGTGCAACATACAGGGTATTTTGGTGAGTATCTTGTATTTCTTATGCTGCGCCCTTATGTCCGTAGTTACGTAAGCTATCGTCGCACCTTTTATCTTACTTCTAGTTTATCCATTGTGCTTGGCGTAATAGCTCTTTTAATCAATCAAATGATCTTTCCCTATCCAAATAACGATATGCTCTTTTTCCCATTTCTTGAAATGGTGAAACTCATCTACTTTGGACGCTTTATTCAACATATCGAGGCGATCTATGCCGTTACATGGCTTGTCGTTACATTTGCACGCCTTAGCCTTCTGATGTATATCCTCTCACTCATGGCAGGGAGCATCGCGCGTGCACACAACTATCGGCGATTTGCACCATCGATCGGCGCAATGGTGTTTTATATAGCCATTCTACCCGCGACATTATCAGATGCCATTGATTTTAAAGACATCGTTTTAGAAAAACGCGGCATCCTCCTCTATGGGGGTATTCCAATTTTATTGTTGATTGTGGCCTACTGGAAGAAATGGAGGGGTAAATATCATGCACACAAACCACCTACAAGTGGACAAAAGAAAAGTAAAAAAGAAACCAATCCACAACCACAAACGTAG
- a CDS encoding Ger(x)C family spore germination protein has translation MHTNHLQVDKRKVKKKPIHNHKRSHVKSSIIRLMAVTSLTTLLLTGCWDNHELESLAFVTVLGIDEGKHDNLKITYQYFTPTTEAPKVHGAPLITTFEAPSFGVAENIANVTTDRMITSQQLKVTMIGEKFGKKNDVARVLEGMVRSRTYRRDIMLITSIESANTTIRANRSKLGSTSLDFIENMRNQHSFTGLMPVETLNDFLVANESGDRLAYTALVAINKPAPLSKMAGEDVNREAGQFSRQGGDDKVEFAGAEIYRADRAAGRLTGQEARILLMLKHEVKTFLVGLRDPIHKERRNTLLIHQFLSPRVSAHLDKGRLHFIINVPLDATLDSSTAELNYVQDVTLRHKLEKQFNHSFEQETIDLIKRCQTEFKGDPFGLAYAIKWRFLTENDWKKFNYTKHFNEARFTVYYDVQISNFGKQRAPYGSD, from the coding sequence ATGCACACAAACCACCTACAAGTGGACAAAAGAAAAGTAAAAAAGAAACCAATCCACAACCACAAACGTAGTCATGTCAAGTCATCCATCATACGCTTAATGGCCGTTACTAGTCTCACGACACTTTTACTCACAGGATGCTGGGACAATCATGAATTAGAGAGCTTAGCTTTTGTCACTGTTCTAGGCATCGATGAGGGAAAACATGATAACCTAAAAATCACCTACCAATACTTTACGCCTACGACGGAAGCGCCAAAGGTACATGGTGCACCACTCATTACCACATTTGAAGCACCTTCATTTGGCGTAGCAGAAAACATCGCCAATGTGACAACTGATCGCATGATCACATCACAACAGTTAAAAGTAACCATGATCGGAGAAAAATTCGGAAAGAAGAACGACGTGGCACGAGTATTAGAAGGAATGGTGCGCTCACGTACCTATCGGCGCGACATTATGCTCATCACAAGCATCGAATCTGCAAATACTACCATCCGTGCCAATCGCAGCAAACTGGGCTCAACTAGTCTTGACTTTATCGAAAATATGCGCAACCAGCACTCCTTTACTGGACTTATGCCTGTCGAAACTTTAAACGATTTTTTAGTTGCAAATGAGAGCGGCGATCGTCTTGCCTATACTGCACTTGTTGCGATCAATAAACCGGCACCTCTTAGCAAAATGGCTGGAGAAGATGTCAACCGCGAAGCTGGGCAATTTTCACGTCAAGGAGGCGACGACAAAGTCGAGTTTGCTGGTGCAGAAATATACCGCGCAGACCGTGCTGCAGGGAGGTTGACTGGACAAGAAGCTCGCATCTTACTCATGCTAAAACATGAAGTAAAAACGTTTCTCGTCGGTTTGCGTGATCCCATCCATAAAGAGCGGCGCAATACACTGCTCATACATCAATTTTTATCTCCGCGAGTCAGTGCCCATTTAGACAAAGGGCGATTGCACTTTATCATCAATGTCCCACTTGATGCAACACTGGATAGTTCGACGGCTGAATTAAACTACGTTCAAGATGTCACATTGCGTCACAAATTAGAGAAACAGTTTAACCACAGCTTTGAACAAGAAACCATTGATTTAATTAAACGTTGTCAAACGGAGTTTAAAGGCGATCCATTCGGACTTGCCTATGCGATTAAATGGAGATTTTTAACGGAAAATGATTGGAAAAAATTTAACTATACTAAACACTTTAATGAAGCCCGCTTTACTGTGTACTACGATGTACAAATTAGTAACTTTGGAAAACAACGCGCTCCCTATGGAAGTGACTGA
- a CDS encoding MFS transporter — protein MSKRLPAAVLATAFATLIAFMGIGVVDPLLPLIGRAMGATPFQVEWLFTSYIAVMALTMLISGVLATRLGGRKVMLLGLSLVVFFSTLSGLSPSIEFLAFVRAGWGLGNAFFTSTALSIIVGASTGGIASAITLYEAALGLGIASGPLIGGFLGNITWRLPFFGTATLMLIAVIFSYFLVREPKREAPRSAKDLFRAMRYPAILINALIGLAYSYAFFTILAYSPLTLQGLSSIDLGITYFIWGILVGISSVFVVNWLRPKLGPVRLLQYNLFGLIAIFIAAGLVRGSSLLVVIVLSGFFCGISNALFTTLAMEVSPYSRSISSGTYNFLRWSGAALAPIMSGLIGQQLGMQIPFFIAALLLVVGVIALFVARPILERALLENGEPEASHSHHLATTTQSI, from the coding sequence ATGTCAAAGCGTCTCCCTGCCGCCGTACTGGCGACAGCCTTTGCTACACTGATCGCCTTTATGGGTATTGGTGTAGTTGACCCACTATTACCACTCATAGGACGTGCAATGGGTGCAACACCTTTTCAAGTCGAGTGGCTTTTTACAAGTTATATTGCAGTAATGGCGCTGACCATGCTCATCTCAGGCGTGCTTGCAACACGTCTTGGCGGACGTAAAGTCATGCTGCTCGGCCTATCATTAGTGGTGTTTTTTTCCACATTAAGCGGACTATCACCGAGTATAGAGTTTCTTGCGTTCGTGCGAGCTGGCTGGGGACTTGGCAACGCATTTTTTACCTCCACAGCACTATCGATTATCGTTGGGGCATCTACAGGTGGAATAGCCTCAGCCATCACACTCTATGAGGCGGCGCTAGGACTTGGTATTGCATCCGGCCCATTGATTGGCGGATTCCTTGGAAACATCACATGGCGCTTGCCGTTTTTCGGAACGGCAACGCTCATGTTAATCGCTGTTATTTTTTCGTATTTTCTTGTTCGAGAACCAAAGCGCGAAGCTCCTCGCTCTGCAAAAGATTTGTTTCGTGCAATGCGATATCCAGCTATTTTGATTAATGCACTCATCGGGCTAGCCTATAGTTATGCTTTCTTTACGATTTTGGCCTATTCTCCGTTAACACTACAAGGTCTAAGTAGTATTGATCTTGGCATCACGTATTTTATCTGGGGCATACTCGTTGGTATTTCATCTGTTTTTGTCGTCAACTGGTTGCGGCCAAAACTAGGTCCAGTTCGCCTTTTGCAATATAATTTATTTGGACTGATCGCTATTTTTATTGCAGCTGGACTCGTTCGCGGATCTTCTTTACTTGTTGTGATCGTATTGTCAGGCTTTTTTTGTGGCATTTCAAACGCGCTATTCACGACACTTGCAATGGAAGTATCTCCTTATTCGCGATCCATCTCTTCAGGAACGTATAACTTTTTGCGTTGGTCAGGTGCTGCACTTGCTCCTATTATGAGTGGTCTTATTGGACAACAACTGGGTATGCAGATACCTTTTTTTATTGCCGCCTTATTACTCGTAGTAGGAGTCATTGCTCTATTTGTTGCACGTCCAATCTTAGAACGAGCTTTATTAGAAAATGGTGAACCAGAAGCATCACACAGTCATCACTTGGCGACTACTACACAAAGTATATAG
- the moaA gene encoding GTP 3',8-cyclase MoaA, which yields MTTTTTTVLDTLARPLRDLRISVTDRCNFRCTYCMPKELFGPNFAFLPQNALLSFEEITQLVRLFAQLGVTKVRLTGGEPLLRRDLYKLVEMIHHVHGIDDIALTTNGSLLTPKLAHTLKEAGLQRVTISLDSLDDEIFMRMNDVSFPVQKVLDAIAVADDAGLSPVKVNMVVKRGVNDKGILAMAEHFRNTPYVLRFIEYMDVGNSNGWRMDDVVTASEILSTIGDVWPLTPIDASRHGEVATRYRYADGLGEIGVIASVTRAFCGGCTRARLSSEGQLYTCLFAGKGRDLRTLLRSGASEQEIVEVLENIWHIRNDRYSQLRTEATPHLPKVEMSHIGG from the coding sequence CTGACAACAACTACAACCACAGTTCTAGACACACTTGCGCGTCCTTTGCGCGATCTACGCATCTCTGTGACAGACCGTTGCAATTTTCGTTGCACGTACTGTATGCCAAAAGAACTATTTGGACCAAACTTTGCATTTTTACCACAGAACGCATTACTTTCATTTGAGGAAATCACACAATTAGTTCGTCTTTTTGCACAACTTGGTGTGACAAAAGTACGTCTCACAGGCGGAGAACCACTCTTGAGACGAGATCTATATAAACTGGTCGAGATGATCCACCATGTTCATGGTATAGACGATATCGCACTTACGACCAATGGTTCCCTGCTTACGCCAAAACTTGCGCATACATTAAAAGAAGCTGGACTACAGCGCGTTACGATCAGCCTGGATTCACTTGACGATGAGATTTTTATGCGCATGAACGATGTATCTTTTCCTGTCCAAAAGGTGTTAGATGCCATCGCCGTGGCAGACGATGCAGGTCTCTCTCCCGTAAAAGTGAACATGGTCGTGAAACGTGGCGTGAACGACAAAGGGATTCTTGCGATGGCCGAACATTTCCGCAATACTCCTTATGTGCTGCGCTTTATCGAATATATGGACGTTGGCAACAGCAACGGTTGGAGAATGGATGACGTGGTAACAGCAAGTGAGATTTTGTCTACCATCGGAGATGTTTGGCCACTTACACCCATTGATGCTTCACGCCATGGCGAAGTAGCCACGCGCTACCGGTATGCAGATGGACTCGGAGAAATCGGGGTGATTGCCTCCGTGACGCGCGCCTTTTGTGGCGGCTGTACGCGCGCAAGGCTATCATCTGAAGGGCAATTGTACACTTGTTTATTTGCAGGAAAAGGTCGAGATCTGCGTACGCTTCTGCGTAGCGGTGCAAGTGAGCAAGAGATTGTCGAAGTGTTAGAGAATATCTGGCACATACGCAACGACCGCTATTCACAGCTACGAACAGAAGCGACACCACATCTCCCTAAAGTTGAAATGTCACACATTGGTGGATAG
- a CDS encoding ABC transporter ATP-binding protein: MSIDIGATKRKPREGMSSLLRLLPFARPYVLQFSVVFVLVVIFSATSVLQPYLVKIAIDRDISGSHINVHGLYVITAVYVGAVLLGLITNYLQLIILQYAGQSIIRKIRLELFSHIERQAMSFFDNNAIGRLVTNVSSDTETISQFFTQFFLSMVRDGLSLLMIIFMMFALNVRIASFAMILIPLIFMISILFRKRLRTAYQTTRTRLSNIVAFLAENLAGMRITQIFHQESRQSARYDTLNQSHRKANIHEYQVSVQFNRVLELLGNVAVAFVVWIGGGEVLHKAILFGTLYAFISYVRQFFTPINSITQQWNTLQSSIVAADRIGRLLATTPAIGDVDQPVAIGSGNGKIEFDHVTFGYKKDEYVLQDLSFSIQPGSLIGFVGATGAGKSSIMSLLTRFYEVDEGNILLDDVNIKQYRQQDLRRMIGIVQQDVHLFSGTVIDNIRLFRKEITEDEVIKAAQTVGAEEFILHLAEGYHTKILAKGANLSMGQRQLLSFARIAVQNPRVLILDEATASLDSQTEVLVQQGLAKLATHRTTLVIAHRLSTVRDADQIIVLDRGRIVETGTHETLLAQGGMYSQLYEKSFVENKYALSTNV; encoded by the coding sequence GTGAGTATAGACATAGGTGCGACGAAACGCAAACCACGTGAGGGCATGAGTAGTCTGTTGCGCTTATTGCCATTTGCACGCCCGTATGTGCTGCAGTTTTCTGTTGTATTTGTACTTGTTGTGATCTTTAGTGCAACCTCCGTACTGCAACCATATCTTGTGAAGATCGCCATTGATCGCGATATCTCAGGTAGTCACATCAATGTTCATGGACTATATGTGATTACTGCAGTCTACGTAGGTGCGGTGTTGCTTGGATTGATAACAAACTACTTGCAACTCATCATCTTACAATATGCTGGGCAGAGCATTATTCGAAAGATTAGACTGGAGTTGTTTTCACATATTGAGCGCCAAGCTATGAGTTTTTTTGATAACAACGCGATTGGACGCCTTGTGACCAATGTGTCGAGTGATACAGAGACGATTAGTCAGTTTTTTACACAATTTTTCTTGAGTATGGTCCGTGACGGATTGTCACTGCTCATGATTATTTTTATGATGTTTGCACTCAACGTGCGCATCGCATCATTTGCAATGATCTTGATTCCACTGATCTTTATGATATCGATCCTCTTTCGTAAACGACTGCGTACGGCATATCAAACGACAAGGACGCGACTTTCCAATATCGTAGCGTTTTTGGCTGAAAATTTGGCGGGTATGCGTATTACGCAGATTTTTCATCAAGAAAGTCGTCAATCAGCACGCTATGACACGCTAAACCAAAGTCACCGCAAAGCGAATATTCACGAGTACCAAGTTTCTGTGCAATTTAACCGTGTACTTGAACTCCTTGGCAATGTTGCAGTTGCATTTGTTGTGTGGATTGGTGGCGGGGAAGTACTTCATAAAGCCATCTTGTTTGGCACGTTGTACGCATTTATCAGTTATGTACGACAGTTCTTCACGCCAATTAACTCCATTACGCAGCAGTGGAACACGCTTCAATCGTCAATCGTTGCAGCAGATCGCATTGGACGCTTGCTTGCTACAACACCTGCGATAGGTGATGTGGATCAACCTGTAGCGATTGGATCAGGGAATGGGAAAATTGAATTTGACCATGTGACATTTGGCTATAAAAAGGATGAATATGTCCTACAAGATCTGTCATTTAGTATTCAACCAGGATCGCTAATCGGATTTGTCGGGGCGACAGGGGCTGGGAAAAGTTCCATCATGAGTTTGTTGACTCGCTTTTATGAGGTGGATGAAGGCAATATACTGCTTGACGACGTAAACATCAAACAGTATCGTCAGCAGGACTTGCGGCGCATGATCGGCATTGTGCAACAAGATGTTCATTTGTTTAGCGGCACGGTGATCGATAATATTCGATTATTTCGCAAGGAAATAACTGAAGATGAGGTCATCAAAGCGGCGCAAACTGTTGGGGCAGAGGAATTTATTCTGCACTTAGCAGAAGGATATCATACGAAGATTCTCGCAAAGGGTGCCAATCTATCGATGGGACAGCGGCAACTACTCTCGTTTGCGCGCATCGCCGTACAAAATCCACGTGTGTTGATCCTCGATGAGGCGACAGCCAGTCTGGATAGTCAGACAGAAGTATTGGTGCAGCAGGGCCTTGCAAAACTAGCCACCCATCGTACGACGCTTGTCATCGCTCATCGTCTATCCACCGTACGCGATGCGGATCAGATCATTGTGTTAGATCGTGGCCGCATCGTCGAGACAGGAACGCACGAAACATTGCTCGCGCAAGGTGGCATGTACAGTCAACTATATGAAAAGTCTTTTGTAGAAAACAAGTATGCACTATCCACCAATGTGTGA